In a genomic window of Strix aluco isolate bStrAlu1 chromosome 3, bStrAlu1.hap1, whole genome shotgun sequence:
- the RPS12 gene encoding small ribosomal subunit protein eS12 isoform X2, whose translation MAEEGITAGGVMDVNTALQEVLKTALIHDGLARGIREAAKALDKRQAHLCVLASNCDEPTYVKLVEALCAEHQINLIKVDDNKKLGEWVGLCKIDREGKPRKVVGCSCVVVKDYGKESQAKDVIEEYFKCKK comes from the exons ATGGCCGAGGAagg CATTACTGCTGGAGGTGTAATGGATGTTAACACCGCCCTGCAAGAAGTGCTGAAGACCGCACTTATCCATGATGGCCTAGCTCGTGGTATTCGTGAAGCAGCCAAAGCTTTGGACAA ACGTCAAGCCCATCTTTGTGTTCTGGCTTCAAACTGTGATGAACCCACATATGTAAAATTAGTTGAAGCACTTTGTGCAGAACATCAGATCAACTTAATAAAG GTTGATGACAACAAGAAACTGGGTGAATGGGTAGGTCTCTGCAAGATCGACAGAGAAGGAAAACCTCGCAAAGTAGTGGGCTGCAGTTGTGTGGTTGTCAAA GACTATGGCAAGGAGTCTCAGGCCAAAGATGTCATCGAAGAGTACTTCAAGTGCaagaaatga
- the RPS12 gene encoding small ribosomal subunit protein eS12 isoform X1, translating into MDVNTALQEVLKTALIHDGLARGIREAAKALDKRQAHLCVLASNCDEPTYVKLVEALCAEHQINLIKVDDNKKLGEWVGLCKIDREGKPRKVVGCSCVVVKDYGKESQAKDVIEEYFKCKK; encoded by the exons ATGGATGTTAACACCGCCCTGCAAGAAGTGCTGAAGACCGCACTTATCCATGATGGCCTAGCTCGTGGTATTCGTGAAGCAGCCAAAGCTTTGGACAA ACGTCAAGCCCATCTTTGTGTTCTGGCTTCAAACTGTGATGAACCCACATATGTAAAATTAGTTGAAGCACTTTGTGCAGAACATCAGATCAACTTAATAAAG GTTGATGACAACAAGAAACTGGGTGAATGGGTAGGTCTCTGCAAGATCGACAGAGAAGGAAAACCTCGCAAAGTAGTGGGCTGCAGTTGTGTGGTTGTCAAA GACTATGGCAAGGAGTCTCAGGCCAAAGATGTCATCGAAGAGTACTTCAAGTGCaagaaatga